One genomic region from Chthonomonas calidirosea T49 encodes:
- a CDS encoding amidohydrolase family protein, with the protein MPDITDVNTIVGPLPSAGADLSVEHLLELMAKHEIGRAFVCSTVGIRLSHQIGNAITRATCLDTPALLPAASLNPTHYFGDEHELHQLKEDGFRLIRFFPFSQGWPVNLASFRALLRALRPLALPLMFQIRRMGDCTLLQSLLNDYPATIILSDVDSSTVAEAIAVLKEQPNWYLETSHLLAPGAVRLVANHVGAERVLFGTEAPQRPIASVLRTLEFAELSTQELELILHRNAERIFSL; encoded by the coding sequence ATGCCTGACATTACGGATGTTAATACCATCGTTGGGCCACTGCCCTCTGCCGGAGCCGATCTCTCGGTAGAGCATCTTCTCGAACTCATGGCAAAACATGAGATAGGACGTGCTTTTGTATGCTCTACCGTCGGAATCAGACTCTCCCACCAAATCGGCAATGCCATTACACGCGCAACGTGCTTGGATACGCCCGCGCTCTTACCCGCGGCCTCCCTCAATCCGACACACTATTTCGGAGATGAACACGAGCTGCATCAGTTGAAGGAGGATGGGTTTCGCCTTATCCGGTTCTTCCCCTTTTCGCAGGGCTGGCCAGTGAATCTGGCCTCATTCCGCGCTCTCCTACGGGCGCTGCGCCCCCTCGCTCTTCCTTTAATGTTCCAGATTCGACGTATGGGAGATTGTACTCTCCTGCAATCCCTGCTCAACGATTACCCTGCCACTATCATCCTTTCCGACGTGGACAGTAGTACTGTAGCGGAGGCTATTGCCGTTCTTAAAGAACAGCCCAACTGGTATCTAGAAACCTCCCATCTGCTCGCTCCAGGAGCGGTTCGACTGGTGGCTAACCATGTGGGGGCCGAAAGAGTCTTGTTCGGGACAGAAGCCCCCCAGCGGCCCATCGCCTCAGTCCTACGCACTCTGGAATTTGCCGAGCTCTCCACTCAGGAGCTAGAACTGATTCTGCATCGTAATGCAGAACGTATCTTTTCACTGTGA
- a CDS encoding DUF1549 and DUF1553 domain-containing protein: protein MSNIWRSLIQRCTPKGFAALMWPLVSFMVIGFMTLAIPSAQAAKRGQGISFRPTSSLSLISIEVQPSALVFNNARDARTFIVTGHTSAGYAIDLSPIARVRVLQPLVRMDAEGFLHPIRVGHTKLIVSVGEKKAVVPITVKSVIDPPISFMRDVEPILSKIGCNAGMCHGAAHGKNGFRLSLRGYDPAFDYHSLVYDVSGRRFDRTDPARSLMLLKPTETVPHRGGLVLPMGSRYYRILKAWIAQGVRSDVGKVSRPDRLIVLPSVPHLTLPGMHQKMVVIAHYPDGTTRDVTREAILSSNTPSVASVDKLGTLCAVRRGEAALLVRYEGLFSTVNITVLGDRSGYRWTGAPEFNYIDRLVDAKLRKVKLLPAPVCDDATFIRRVSLDLTGLPPTPEEVKAFLADPTPTQQKRAKLVDRLLNSPAYVDRWTNKWCDLLDCNSKYMGPEGERKFRDWIHLAIARNMPYDQFVRALIASSGDCYAYPQVNYLRVISDTSTATEDITQLFLGIRFSCARCHDHPFERWTQNQYYNLGAFFAHMTSKPGPRPDDMVFYEQSSGEVINPRTNDPAKPIPPFGQVNLAEYHGNLREAFAAWLTSPSNPYFAMAMANRLWSYFLGKGIIDPVDDIRADNPPSNPALLAALTQDFVMHHFDMRYLMRQIVLSRTYQSSIVTNKWNDDDDINFSHFIPRRLDAEQLYDAINLAAGVKPDYVGAPPSLTAQQLPGVNQDSSDGFLDLFGRPTRQTPCECERNSNMGIVQALDLINGPTVNRALSAPDGRIAKMIKEKLSDKEMIEEIFLATLSRPPSPKEMQSALSYFRKAGDRAQAAQDLMWALFNSPAFLFNH from the coding sequence ATGAGCAACATATGGAGGTCTCTTATTCAGAGGTGTACACCCAAGGGCTTTGCCGCTCTTATGTGGCCGCTAGTGAGTTTTATGGTGATCGGCTTCATGACGCTGGCGATTCCTAGCGCTCAGGCTGCAAAACGTGGGCAGGGGATCTCTTTTAGACCGACATCCTCGCTCTCACTTATTTCCATTGAGGTGCAGCCGTCGGCCCTAGTTTTCAATAATGCGAGGGATGCGCGAACCTTCATTGTGACGGGGCATACCTCCGCTGGCTACGCGATCGATCTCTCACCGATAGCTCGAGTGCGCGTACTACAGCCCCTTGTGCGTATGGATGCTGAGGGCTTTCTGCATCCGATTCGTGTGGGGCATACAAAGCTTATCGTTTCGGTAGGAGAGAAAAAGGCTGTTGTGCCGATCACAGTTAAGAGTGTTATAGATCCTCCGATCAGCTTTATGCGCGATGTCGAGCCGATTCTGAGTAAGATCGGGTGCAATGCAGGGATGTGTCATGGAGCGGCACATGGGAAGAACGGCTTTCGACTGTCTTTAAGAGGCTACGACCCGGCTTTCGACTATCATTCGTTAGTTTATGACGTTTCAGGGCGTCGCTTCGACCGAACAGACCCGGCACGCAGCCTTATGCTGCTGAAGCCTACGGAAACGGTGCCCCATCGCGGAGGGCTCGTGTTACCGATGGGATCGCGCTATTATCGTATCTTGAAGGCCTGGATCGCCCAGGGTGTGCGATCAGACGTAGGAAAAGTAAGCCGACCCGACCGCTTAATCGTCTTACCGAGTGTGCCTCACTTAACCCTTCCAGGTATGCATCAGAAGATGGTGGTTATCGCACACTATCCCGACGGCACCACGCGGGATGTGACGCGCGAGGCCATTCTTTCCAGCAACACCCCCTCCGTCGCATCGGTAGATAAACTTGGCACGCTTTGTGCTGTGCGCCGTGGAGAAGCTGCTTTGCTCGTTCGCTATGAGGGACTGTTCTCCACCGTGAACATCACTGTGTTAGGCGATCGGAGTGGTTATCGTTGGACAGGAGCTCCGGAGTTTAACTATATTGATAGGTTGGTGGATGCCAAGCTTCGCAAGGTGAAACTGCTGCCCGCCCCTGTATGCGATGATGCCACCTTTATTCGCAGGGTAAGTTTAGATTTAACCGGGTTACCTCCCACTCCAGAAGAGGTAAAGGCCTTCTTGGCTGATCCAACACCAACCCAGCAGAAGCGCGCCAAGTTGGTTGATAGGCTACTTAATTCGCCTGCTTACGTAGACCGCTGGACTAATAAGTGGTGTGACCTTTTGGACTGCAATAGCAAGTATATGGGACCCGAAGGCGAGCGCAAATTCCGCGATTGGATTCATCTTGCGATCGCTCGTAATATGCCCTATGATCAGTTCGTGCGCGCTCTCATAGCCTCTTCAGGAGACTGCTATGCGTACCCGCAGGTAAACTACCTCCGGGTTATTTCAGATACCAGTACGGCAACAGAGGATATAACCCAGCTGTTTCTAGGCATTCGATTCTCCTGTGCCCGTTGTCATGATCATCCTTTTGAGCGATGGACACAGAACCAGTATTACAATTTAGGGGCCTTTTTTGCCCATATGACAAGCAAGCCAGGCCCACGACCAGACGACATGGTGTTTTATGAGCAGAGCAGCGGTGAGGTGATCAACCCGCGAACAAACGATCCTGCGAAACCGATACCGCCATTCGGGCAGGTGAACCTGGCGGAGTATCATGGAAATTTACGCGAGGCTTTCGCCGCTTGGCTGACGTCGCCCTCTAACCCCTATTTCGCAATGGCGATGGCCAACCGCCTATGGAGCTATTTCCTGGGCAAAGGGATTATAGACCCTGTGGACGATATTCGTGCCGACAATCCGCCCTCTAACCCAGCGCTGCTTGCGGCGTTGACACAAGACTTCGTGATGCACCACTTCGATATGCGTTACCTAATGCGTCAGATCGTGCTTTCGCGAACCTATCAGTCCTCAATTGTCACCAACAAATGGAACGATGATGACGATATCAACTTCTCACATTTTATACCCAGGCGTTTAGATGCGGAGCAACTTTACGATGCGATTAACCTTGCTGCGGGAGTCAAGCCCGATTATGTGGGGGCTCCGCCAAGTCTTACCGCGCAACAGCTGCCAGGGGTAAATCAGGATAGTAGCGATGGTTTCCTTGATCTGTTCGGACGGCCCACGCGCCAAACGCCCTGTGAATGTGAGCGCAATAGCAATATGGGGATCGTGCAGGCTCTCGATCTCATCAACGGGCCGACGGTAAATCGAGCGCTCTCAGCTCCAGACGGCCGCATTGCGAAGATGATTAAAGAGAAGCTTTCTGACAAAGAGATGATTGAGGAGATTTTCCTGGCCACGCTGTCACGCCCGCCCTCGCCAAAGGAGATGCAGTCGGCGCTCAGTTACTTCCGAAAGGCAGGCGACCGCGCACAGGCCGCTCAGGACCTGATGTGGGCTTTGTTCAACAGCCCTGCATTCCTATTTAACCATTAA
- a CDS encoding c-type cytochrome domain-containing protein gives MRPSVIRNLISLIVVFGGAGLVWLCLAVPPRPHIAKPSAVPRSREGRVSFYHQIKPILQAKCQGCHQPNVRSGHLMLISYADFLKGGAHGPAFVKGHPEKSLVIGYLEGKPELMPQGGPPLSKAEIELFKRWIAQGAVDDTPAEHSAYDAAHPPVYTSSPVISAVAFSPDGKTLAVAGYHEVLLLNADNGALEARLVGDAQRLQSLVFTKDGKLLIAVGGSPARFGEIQFWDVSSYKQIRSVRYTYDTLFGASLSPDDKELAFGGADNTVRVVSVPDGKQIMMLENDTDWVFGTVFSRDGKYVVSASRDEALKLTQVQTGSFIDDINTHTTPMRCMVGRPGQDQVLCGGDDGIPRLYKIFRTEARTMNNEDHNLIRAFERQPDTITALAFDPTGNLCAVASEAGTVNLYDVNSGTKQLSLPPVRGAVFTLAFRPDGKVLATAGFDGYVRYYDVQSGRLLRAFIPVPIRKPNRSVLSVQRRGHHG, from the coding sequence ATGCGACCAAGCGTCATTCGTAATCTGATATCATTGATCGTCGTATTTGGCGGGGCAGGACTTGTATGGCTCTGCCTCGCCGTTCCTCCAAGACCCCACATTGCAAAGCCTTCTGCTGTGCCCCGCAGTCGTGAGGGGAGGGTAAGTTTTTATCATCAGATCAAGCCGATTCTGCAGGCGAAGTGTCAAGGGTGCCATCAGCCGAACGTGCGCAGTGGCCATCTGATGCTGATCTCCTATGCCGACTTTCTGAAAGGAGGGGCACACGGCCCGGCTTTTGTAAAGGGGCATCCGGAAAAGAGTCTGGTGATAGGCTATTTGGAAGGAAAACCGGAGCTGATGCCTCAGGGAGGGCCGCCGCTTTCCAAGGCTGAAATAGAGCTGTTTAAACGCTGGATCGCTCAAGGCGCTGTGGACGATACTCCTGCTGAGCATTCTGCCTATGATGCGGCGCACCCGCCGGTGTATACCTCCTCGCCAGTCATCAGCGCTGTGGCATTCAGTCCCGATGGAAAGACGTTGGCCGTTGCAGGCTATCATGAGGTATTACTGCTGAACGCCGATAATGGAGCTTTGGAGGCGCGCCTTGTGGGGGACGCTCAGCGACTTCAGTCGCTCGTGTTCACGAAAGACGGTAAGCTGCTGATCGCTGTGGGAGGGTCACCGGCGCGCTTTGGAGAGATACAGTTTTGGGACGTGTCGAGCTATAAACAGATTCGGTCGGTGCGCTATACCTACGACACTCTATTCGGCGCTTCTTTATCGCCCGACGATAAGGAGCTTGCCTTTGGAGGCGCGGATAATACGGTGCGGGTCGTGAGCGTGCCCGATGGCAAGCAGATTATGATGCTGGAAAACGATACGGACTGGGTGTTTGGCACCGTCTTTTCGCGCGATGGGAAGTATGTGGTAAGCGCAAGCCGGGACGAAGCGTTGAAACTCACGCAGGTGCAAACCGGCTCTTTCATTGACGATATCAATACCCATACCACTCCGATGCGATGTATGGTAGGGAGACCGGGCCAAGATCAGGTACTTTGTGGGGGCGACGATGGTATTCCGCGCCTCTATAAGATCTTTCGTACCGAGGCCCGCACCATGAACAACGAAGATCATAACCTCATTCGTGCTTTCGAGCGACAGCCGGATACCATTACGGCATTGGCCTTCGATCCTACCGGAAACCTGTGTGCTGTCGCATCGGAAGCAGGAACGGTTAACCTCTACGATGTGAACAGTGGAACCAAGCAGTTGAGCCTGCCGCCGGTGCGGGGGGCGGTCTTTACGCTCGCATTTCGACCGGATGGGAAGGTTTTGGCGACCGCTGGTTTTGACGGCTATGTGCGTTATTATGACGTGCAAAGCGGTCGGTTACTACGTGCGTTTATTCCCGTGCCCATCCGCAAACCCAATCGCTCTGTGTTATCGGTGCAACGGAGAGGACATCATGGTTAG
- a CDS encoding c-type cytochrome domain-containing protein, whose product MMHFKRHVFLTSLIGISVVGLGWFCVAAPPKKKPHPAPHAEKVSYYHQIRPILMAKCLPCHSAANHAGMLDVTSYAALLKGGAHGPAFVKGQPAKSLIVGYLHGKPMLMPKGGPPLPKEQIALIEKWIAQGAVDDTPKPHGKPSQQKVSHR is encoded by the coding sequence ATGATGCATTTCAAACGTCATGTCTTTCTAACGAGCCTTATAGGGATAAGCGTTGTGGGGCTAGGGTGGTTCTGTGTTGCCGCTCCGCCAAAGAAAAAACCACACCCTGCTCCTCACGCAGAAAAGGTGAGCTATTATCACCAAATTCGTCCCATTCTTATGGCGAAGTGTTTGCCATGCCATAGCGCAGCCAACCATGCAGGAATGCTCGATGTCACCAGTTATGCTGCACTTCTGAAGGGAGGAGCGCACGGCCCAGCTTTCGTCAAAGGGCAGCCGGCAAAGAGCCTGATCGTTGGGTATTTGCACGGCAAACCGATGCTGATGCCTAAGGGCGGGCCTCCGTTGCCCAAGGAGCAGATAGCGCTTATCGAGAAGTGGATAGCCCAGGGCGCTGTGGATGACACGCCGAAGCCGCACGGCAAACCTTCTCAACAAAAGGTATCGCATCGCTAA
- a CDS encoding DUF1501 domain-containing protein, whose translation MLSIPGNHTRDCDGITRRELLRIGGSSILGLYLPEFLALEAKASSIAKPTDKPGFGKAKSVILIFLQGGPSHIDIWDPKPDAPDNIRGEFKPIRTNVPGIWLTEVMPLLAKQMDKATLIRSVSYTPNGLFNHTAAMYQMLTGEQATDVSPSGQLQPPSPADYPNVGCRVVEFKPPDVPMLPFVMLPRPLQESNVIGKAGNAGFLGRAYDPYTLYPPNADTDPNAMDKIQIADLQLANEVTRTRMAKRVELRKLIDSGMPALEKAVSNYQLDSYYEKALGLILSGRARKAFDLKEEPDKVRDRYGRHVFGQSVLMARRLIEAGTRFVQVNWPSVANGDPRVTAWDTHAANFGPLRNLHCPKLDSALSALLEDMHQRGLLEETMVIAIGEFGRSPRLGVSTSGNSNAPDGRDHWPYCYTALIAGGGIRPGQVYGKSDSTGSSPAENPVHPREILATMYHALGIPPDTVVTNYLGQPRPLVSGKPILGLF comes from the coding sequence ATGCTTTCTATTCCAGGTAATCATACTCGAGACTGTGACGGCATAACCCGCCGTGAGCTTTTAAGGATCGGGGGCTCTTCTATTTTAGGGCTTTACCTTCCGGAGTTTTTGGCCTTAGAAGCCAAAGCAAGCTCTATTGCGAAGCCTACGGACAAGCCTGGCTTTGGTAAAGCGAAATCGGTTATCCTCATTTTCTTGCAAGGGGGGCCAAGTCACATAGATATATGGGACCCCAAACCAGATGCACCGGATAACATTCGTGGAGAGTTCAAGCCCATCCGAACCAATGTTCCGGGCATTTGGCTGACAGAGGTGATGCCCCTACTGGCAAAGCAGATGGACAAGGCGACCCTTATTCGGTCGGTTTCCTACACGCCAAACGGGCTGTTCAACCATACGGCGGCCATGTACCAGATGCTTACAGGAGAGCAGGCGACCGACGTATCTCCATCTGGACAGTTGCAACCGCCCTCTCCGGCAGACTACCCGAATGTAGGGTGCCGAGTGGTGGAGTTCAAGCCCCCGGATGTGCCCATGTTGCCCTTTGTCATGTTGCCGCGCCCGCTGCAGGAGAGCAATGTGATCGGCAAGGCAGGCAACGCGGGTTTTCTAGGGCGTGCTTACGACCCCTATACCCTCTACCCGCCAAATGCCGACACCGATCCGAATGCAATGGACAAAATCCAAATTGCGGATTTGCAGCTCGCCAACGAGGTGACGCGAACGCGCATGGCCAAACGTGTTGAGCTGAGGAAGCTGATCGATTCGGGCATGCCGGCGCTGGAAAAGGCGGTAAGTAACTATCAGTTGGATTCCTACTATGAGAAGGCATTGGGGCTTATTCTGTCGGGGAGAGCGCGAAAGGCGTTCGACCTTAAAGAGGAGCCGGATAAGGTGCGCGATCGCTATGGGCGCCATGTTTTTGGCCAGTCGGTGCTGATGGCGCGTCGTCTCATCGAGGCCGGTACGCGATTTGTGCAGGTGAACTGGCCTTCTGTTGCCAACGGCGATCCGCGAGTAACAGCCTGGGACACCCATGCTGCCAATTTCGGGCCGCTGCGCAATCTACACTGCCCCAAGCTCGACAGCGCCCTTTCTGCCTTGTTGGAAGACATGCACCAAAGAGGGTTGTTGGAAGAGACCATGGTCATTGCCATAGGTGAGTTCGGACGTTCTCCGCGGCTTGGTGTTTCGACTTCGGGAAATTCCAATGCACCCGATGGACGCGACCACTGGCCTTATTGTTACACAGCCCTCATTGCCGGAGGCGGTATTCGACCAGGCCAAGTCTATGGAAAATCGGACTCCACAGGTTCTTCACCGGCGGAGAACCCCGTGCATCCTCGGGAGATACTCGCGACGATGTATCATGCACTGGGCATACCACCAGATACAGTTGTGACCAACTATCTGGGTCAGCCTCGACCGTTGGTGAGTGGGAAGCCGATCTTGGGGTTGTTTTAG
- a CDS encoding sugar phosphate isomerase/epimerase family protein, translated as MFVGILTAPFSGEPLEVVAAFAGEHRFGSLEIVAGPGSKHIDTNNFTPERAKEVLTLMEKRNLRISSLAAYTDLTAADPERRRTNIQTVYNAISIAKMLGVDVVCTMAGLPPNGKDRMKTIEEDCTVVFPPLLEHAEKNGVKLALENWTATNIQNLAHWKRLFELIPNKNFGLNFDPSHLVWQGIDYIEAVDRFADRIFHTHGKDTEIKEHVKREVGILGHGWWRYVIPGLGVIRWGEYIAALRRNGYDGVISIEHEDSAVEREEGFLIGKKYLDQFIAYYA; from the coding sequence ATGTTTGTTGGCATTCTCACCGCCCCCTTCTCAGGTGAACCCCTCGAGGTAGTGGCCGCTTTCGCCGGAGAGCATCGCTTCGGTAGTCTCGAAATTGTTGCCGGGCCAGGCAGCAAACATATAGATACCAATAACTTCACTCCAGAAAGGGCGAAAGAGGTACTTACCCTCATGGAAAAACGCAACCTGCGCATCTCCTCTCTTGCCGCCTATACCGACCTCACCGCAGCAGACCCGGAACGACGCCGTACAAATATTCAAACTGTCTACAACGCCATTAGTATCGCGAAAATGCTGGGTGTAGATGTGGTGTGCACTATGGCTGGTTTGCCGCCCAACGGTAAAGATCGCATGAAAACCATCGAGGAGGACTGCACGGTGGTGTTTCCCCCTCTGCTGGAACATGCGGAAAAGAACGGGGTGAAGCTTGCTCTCGAAAACTGGACGGCCACGAATATTCAGAACCTCGCGCACTGGAAGCGGCTCTTTGAGCTTATTCCTAACAAGAATTTCGGTCTAAACTTCGATCCCTCCCACCTCGTCTGGCAAGGCATAGACTACATTGAAGCCGTAGATCGCTTCGCTGACCGTATTTTCCATACGCATGGAAAAGACACTGAAATCAAAGAGCACGTGAAACGTGAAGTGGGGATTCTTGGTCATGGTTGGTGGCGTTACGTGATCCCTGGCTTAGGGGTCATCCGCTGGGGAGAGTATATCGCCGCCCTTCGCCGTAATGGCTATGATGGGGTGATCTCCATTGAGCACGAAGATAGTGCCGTAGAGCGCGAAGAGGGCTTCTTGATTGGCAAGAAGTATCTCGACCAGTTCATCGCCTACTACGCCTAA
- the gltX gene encoding glutamate--tRNA ligase — protein MPVRVRYAPSPTGSPHVGNLRTAIYNWLLAKKEGGQFIARLEDTDRTPERYVPEGVWEIEESLRYLGIVPDEWWVTGGPKGPYIQSQRLDIYKEYAEKLVAEGKAYYCYCSKERLEAMRKEQQARGVPTGYDRHCRDPQRREQMRLKRLSEEGVEPTPVIRLAMPLEGQTVVHDLVRGEIVYENRSQDDQILLKSDGYPTYFLACVVDDHLMGVTHVIRGDDWLSSAAKFMAVIQAFGWEPPKLVHPPLILGPDRKKLSKRHGATQFMEFVREGYLPEALFNFLVLLGWSAGEENREIMSIPEIIERFSLEGLSEHPAVFDYDKLRWMNGYYIRHSEPGRIVGMCLPYLIKSGLISDPPKPDELEMARRVIPLEMERMKVLSEVTDLVGFFFQPLDYPHGYEEKAVAKWFGVPHLKPMLEMEIEAYEALPEWKQESLEKATREVAERLQVPFAQVVHPTRVATTGRTVGPGLFDTLWGLGRERTLMRLRRVLQRV, from the coding sequence ATGCCGGTTCGCGTCCGCTACGCGCCAAGCCCCACGGGCTCACCTCATGTGGGCAATCTGCGCACCGCGATATACAACTGGTTGCTCGCCAAAAAAGAGGGGGGGCAGTTCATCGCTCGCCTGGAAGACACCGATCGCACCCCCGAACGTTACGTTCCTGAAGGCGTGTGGGAGATCGAAGAGAGCCTACGCTACCTCGGCATCGTTCCTGACGAATGGTGGGTCACCGGCGGTCCTAAAGGTCCTTACATACAAAGCCAACGGCTCGACATCTATAAAGAGTATGCAGAAAAGCTCGTGGCCGAAGGAAAGGCCTACTACTGCTACTGCAGCAAGGAACGCCTGGAAGCGATGCGTAAAGAGCAACAAGCACGCGGCGTCCCCACCGGTTACGACCGGCACTGCCGCGACCCTCAACGTCGTGAGCAGATGCGTCTGAAGCGCCTAAGTGAAGAGGGCGTTGAACCAACCCCCGTGATTCGCTTGGCCATGCCGCTCGAAGGCCAAACGGTTGTGCACGACCTCGTGCGGGGCGAGATCGTCTACGAAAACCGCTCACAAGATGACCAGATTCTTCTGAAGTCAGACGGCTATCCCACCTACTTTCTCGCCTGCGTCGTGGACGATCATCTCATGGGGGTAACCCACGTTATCCGCGGGGATGACTGGCTCTCTAGCGCCGCCAAATTTATGGCCGTGATACAAGCTTTCGGTTGGGAACCCCCAAAACTGGTGCATCCTCCTCTCATACTCGGGCCCGATCGAAAAAAACTCAGCAAGCGTCACGGTGCCACACAATTCATGGAGTTTGTACGCGAAGGCTACCTACCTGAAGCCCTCTTCAACTTTCTCGTGCTCCTCGGATGGTCTGCCGGAGAGGAGAATCGCGAGATCATGAGCATCCCCGAAATCATCGAACGCTTCTCTCTTGAAGGACTTTCGGAACATCCTGCCGTTTTCGACTACGACAAACTGCGCTGGATGAACGGTTACTACATTCGTCACAGCGAACCAGGTCGTATCGTCGGGATGTGCCTGCCCTACCTCATAAAGTCCGGCCTTATCTCCGATCCACCCAAACCAGACGAGTTAGAGATGGCGCGACGTGTCATCCCTCTTGAAATGGAACGTATGAAAGTTCTATCTGAAGTCACCGATCTCGTCGGCTTCTTCTTTCAACCGCTTGACTACCCACATGGCTATGAGGAAAAAGCGGTGGCAAAATGGTTTGGGGTTCCTCATCTTAAACCGATGCTTGAAATGGAGATCGAAGCCTATGAAGCTCTACCAGAATGGAAGCAAGAGAGCCTTGAAAAAGCCACAAGAGAGGTTGCCGAGCGGCTTCAAGTGCCCTTTGCTCAGGTGGTTCATCCTACTCGCGTCGCTACAACCGGTCGTACCGTAGGCCCTGGGCTGTTCGATACGCTATGGGGCCTAGGGCGTGAACGTACTCTTATGCGCCTACGTCGGGTGCTACAAAGAGTGTAA
- a CDS encoding amidohydrolase family protein, which produces MSVIDCHVYIEGSPIPSTNQTAKTLAELLAGRGIDQAIVISTRAARLDPLSGNTILKNMLEQTNGLYGCLATHVRNQESSINAVRDLLGHRRFLGVLLTGDDPEEPLHPLSADEILNACRRFQKPIYLHAPNRLCVEVGLELAKRYHMHRFVLLGMGGPDWRTAIMAAQQASNIFLEISGMLDLGRIPAAIEAVGSHRLLFGSGLPNLDPAAIIGLLEDAEISPSNRRRILSENAEKLFQLELGA; this is translated from the coding sequence ATGTCTGTTATTGACTGCCATGTCTATATAGAAGGTAGCCCGATACCTTCGACCAACCAAACGGCTAAGACCCTCGCAGAGCTTCTTGCGGGAAGAGGGATCGATCAGGCCATCGTTATCTCTACGCGTGCTGCCAGGCTCGATCCGCTTTCTGGGAACACCATTCTCAAAAATATGCTGGAGCAAACCAACGGTTTGTACGGCTGTCTCGCTACCCACGTCCGCAACCAGGAGTCCTCTATTAATGCCGTGCGCGATCTTCTCGGCCACCGCCGCTTCCTCGGGGTACTGCTTACCGGCGATGATCCGGAAGAGCCGCTCCATCCCCTAAGTGCAGACGAGATTCTTAATGCCTGTCGCCGCTTTCAAAAGCCGATCTACCTTCATGCCCCTAATCGGCTCTGTGTGGAGGTTGGTCTAGAACTTGCCAAACGCTACCATATGCATCGTTTCGTGCTGCTGGGAATGGGAGGCCCCGACTGGAGAACCGCTATCATGGCGGCCCAACAGGCCTCCAACATATTTCTCGAAATTTCGGGTATGCTCGATCTAGGCCGCATCCCGGCGGCCATCGAGGCTGTCGGCTCTCATCGTCTACTGTTTGGCAGCGGCCTGCCCAATCTTGACCCCGCAGCGATCATAGGGCTTCTCGAAGACGCCGAGATCAGCCCCTCCAATCGCCGCCGCATTCTTTCGGAGAATGCAGAAAAACTTTTCCAGCTGGAACTAGGTGCGTAA